A genomic segment from Desulfobotulus mexicanus encodes:
- a CDS encoding transglutaminase-like domain-containing protein gives MTEPEVLNMEIPPSEGDLGITAFMDADHFDILAFVRRHEKKGDLRATAISLYTAVRDEIRYDPYRIEFSVHGMKASTTLNQGYGYCVAKAVVLAAALRAAGIPARLGFADVRNHLSTARMREVMGTDLFVYHGYVALFLTDRWIKVTPTFNRELCDRFGIQPLDFDGENDALLHPFDIQGREHMRYEKDHGLFQDLPVTRIIKESMKAYPQMMVYLEKGGAGGDFHAEAGGDSPG, from the coding sequence CGGAAGTTTTAAATATGGAGATTCCCCCCAGCGAAGGGGATCTTGGCATAACAGCCTTCATGGATGCCGATCATTTTGATATTCTTGCTTTTGTCCGCAGACATGAAAAAAAAGGGGATCTCAGGGCCACGGCCATTTCACTGTATACGGCAGTTAGGGATGAAATCCGTTATGATCCTTATCGCATAGAATTTTCCGTTCATGGTATGAAAGCTTCAACAACCCTTAACCAGGGGTATGGCTACTGCGTGGCAAAAGCAGTCGTGCTGGCTGCCGCCCTCAGGGCTGCTGGTATTCCTGCCCGTCTTGGTTTTGCCGATGTTCGCAATCATCTGTCTACTGCCCGTATGCGGGAGGTTATGGGAACTGATCTTTTTGTGTACCATGGTTATGTGGCCCTTTTTTTGACGGACCGCTGGATCAAGGTGACACCGACATTCAACCGGGAGCTTTGTGATCGCTTTGGTATTCAGCCCCTGGATTTTGACGGTGAAAACGATGCCTTGCTGCATCCCTTTGATATTCAGGGCAGGGAACATATGCGTTATGAAAAGGATCATGGTCTTTTTCAGGATTTACCCGTGACAAGGATTATAAAAGAGTCTATGAAAGCCTATCCTCAGATGATGGTTTACCTTGA